The following nucleotide sequence is from Pristis pectinata isolate sPriPec2 chromosome 24, sPriPec2.1.pri, whole genome shotgun sequence.
CAGGTGCACCCTGTGGGACTGGGACAGGTGCTCCCTGTGGGTCTGGGACTGGGACAGGTGCACCCTGTGGGACAGGGACAGGTGAACCCTGTGGGTctgggacagggacaggtgcaccCTGTGGGTCTGGGACTGGGATGGGTGCACCTTCTGGGACTGGGCCAGGTGCACCCTGTGGGTCTGGGTCTGGGACAGGTGCACCCTGTGGGTCTGGGACTGGGACAGGTGCACCCTGTGGGACTGGGACAGGTGCACCCTGTGGGACTGGGACAGGGACGGGTGCACCCTGTGGGACAGGGACGGGTGCACCCTGTGGGTCTGGGACAGGTGCACCCTGTGGGTCTGGGACTGGGACGGGTGCACCCTGTGGGACAGGGACGGGTGCACCCTGTGGGTCTGGGACTGGGACAGGTGCACCCTGTGGGACTGGGACAGGTGCTCCCTGTGGGTCTGGGACTGGGACAGGTGCACCCTGTGGGACTGGGACGGGTGCTCCCTGTGGGACTGGGACAGGTGCACCCTGTGGGACTGGGACAGGTGCTCCCTGTGGGTCTGGGACTGGGACAGGTGCACCCTGTGGGTCTGGGACTGGGACAGGTGCACCCTGTGGGACTGGGACAGGTGCTCCCTGTGGGTCTGGGACTGGGACAGGTGCACCCTGTGGGACAGGGACAGGTGAACCCTGTGGGTctgggacagggacaggtgcaccCTGTGGGTCTGGGACTGGGATGGGTGCACCTTCTGGGACTGGGCCAGGTGCACCCTGTGGGTCTGGGTCTGGGACAGGTGCACCCTGTGGGTCTGGGACTGGGACAGGTGCACCCTGTGGGACTGGGACAGGTGCACCCTGTGGGACTGGGACAGGGACGGGTGCACCCTGTGGGACTGGGTCGGGTGCTCCCTGTGGGTctgggacagggacaggtgcaccCTGTGGGTCTGGGACTGGGACGGGTGCACCCTCTGGGACTGGGACGGGTGCACCCtctgggactgggactgggacaGGTGCACCCTGTGGGTCTGGGACTGGGACAGGTGCACCCTGTGGGACTGGGACGGGTGCACCCTGTGGGTCTGGACCAGTCCCATAATGTGCACCTGTACATGGCCCCATACCACTTCCACACTGTCCACATATGCCTGGCCAAGTCCCACAGAGTGCAGCAGTACCTCGAGGAATCCAACATCCTGATGGAGGACCTGCACTTGGCCTAGTCCCACATCCACAGGCTGCACCTGTACCTGGCCCAGTCCCACATCCACAGGGTGTCCCTATACCTGGCCCAGTCCCAGAGGCTGCACCTGTACCTGGCCCAGTCCCACATCCACAGGGTGCCCCTGTACCTGGCCCAGTCCCACAGGGTCACCTCTACTGGCCCAGTCCCACAGGGTCCACATGTACCTGGTTACGTCTAACATCCTCAGGATGCACCTGTACCTGGCTCAGTCCACAGTGTGCATTTGTACCTGGCCTAGTCCCACAGGGCAGTCCTGTAACTGGCTCAGTCCCACAGGGCAGTCCTGTAACTGGCTCAATCCCACATCCACAGGGTGCACCTGTAACTGGACCAGTCCCACATCCAGAGGGTGCACCTGTGCCTGGCCCAGTCCTACAGTGTGTCCCTGCCACTGTCCTAGGCCCATAGctgtcccctcctcccacattTGACTGCACTGCATGATCTGCCTTTCTCCTTGATGAGAAAGGAAAGGGCAGGGAACCATCTTCGACACTTTCACCCACCTGCTATCCAGGCACATGCTGCAGCTTGGTCTCGGTGTATACCAGGTGTGTCATTGTCGCTCTGAGGGCAGGACTTTCCACATAGTTCACTCCTTCCATGGAACCTCAGTAATTTTCATATGTCATCTGGCAGTTCAGGATCATATCTGGAGATTTTGCATATACATATACTTCAAGCAGTGTATGGGGAAATTGTGCCAGGAAGAACCAGTACATGTGGTGTATTTAGGTTCTGGAAAAGCTTTCAATAGGTTTCCCACACAGGTTAATCAACACGATTGGGAGGTTACACAGAGTCCAGGATAACACCAACAGAAATTGAGAATTAGTTATCAGACAAAAAGCAAGGAGTGGGACTAACAGATGAGACTTGGATGACTTGAAGTGATCAGTGGGGCACAAGTCAATTGGTGCTTGGGCCCAGCTATTCGTCTTATCATATTTCCaaagttgctgatgatacaaaactaggtgggattgcgAGTAGGGAAAAGGATGTAAAAAGACTTCAAAAGGATGTAAATGAGCTTGAGGGTGAAAACATGGTAACTTAATgtgcaaaaatgtaaaattatccaccttggtgcacataacagaaaattGGTGTAattgatatagatatttattagtcacatgtacatcaaaacatacagtgaaatgcatctttttgcattactgagaatgtgctggggggcagcccgcaagtgtcgccactcttctggcgccaatgtcGATGTTCAAAGGCACCCAAgcgtccttgtacacaagtcactgaaggtcaacctacaggtgcagcaagtgatctTGAAGACAAattatatgttggcctttatcataAGTACTGGAATAAAGATGCCACAATGCAATTCCATAGGGCCTTGGTAAGATTGGATCCAGTGCACACAGAGTTTTGCTTTCCTTACCTGATGTATACTTGCCATAGAAACGAAGATTCACAAGTTTATAAGAATGAAAGATAATCTCCCCAGGGCTTATGAAGTGcttacagggtttgacaggctggatgcagggatgatatttgCCTTGTTTGAAGAATCTCAAACTAGGGcatcagtctcagaataaggggcagtCCAGCTAGAACGAGGATGAGGAAatctttcttcacacagagggcagtgaacctatggaattttctaccctggaaggctgtggaagTCATTGATCCAGTTCCCAGTCCAGTGCCAGTTCCAGTCTAATCTCTCAGTCTGTTCCTACCATATCCTTGAATTTAAAAAGTTCTACTGAGGCAATATCTTTCATAATTTGAGGATATCACAATGCACTTTACAGCTAAAGTGCTTTTGAAATGGGTCTTAATGAGTAGCTATTTACTCACAGTAAACTCCTACAAATAGTAATAATGACCAAGTTTGTGACATTgatcaaaaaaattaaacatttgctGTCTCGGCCAGAAATCATCATCTCCAATAGTGCAACACCGGACTGTCCAGATTTTGTGCGCAAGTTTCTGTTCTGCGAGTGTCAATGCATAATTTTCTGGCAGAAACCCAACCCAATCCTATTCTCCTCACGCCCACAGCAATTGTTGTTGCATTTAAGAGCAAGGTAGGCAAAAGTAATGAAGAAGCAATTAAAAGGATCTGCTACCTGGGTGAAATGAAGGTGCTTATGAGAAATTTTGCATGATGATTTATCTATGAATTGTGCTGGGGTCATTTTGAAAGTTTAAGGTACTGTATAAAAAGGTATTATTGTTGTTGAGGCACAAAGCAGAAGGCCTAAAGATCTTCTGAGGTAACCAGGAACAAGGTAGCAGCTGAATAATGGAACCCAAGTTCAGAAGGATTTCTTCTCAAGCCTCCTGTCTCATGAACACAACAGaattcacccccccacccaaatgACACATTTAGAAATAGGTTTCCATAATGTAGGGCTCAGGACATCCCACACACTTAGTTCGGGTACAGCCACTGTTATTGCAGACAAACCTGATACACAAAAGGCAAATAAGTGACTAACTGGATACTCAGATACCTTCTCACCTCTTCAAAGGTCACAGAACATCACTTACATCCCACTGACTCAAGAGCCCAACATCAGTCAGACTCCACTCCCAACAATGGAAGATGCAGTTCCTTTGCAAAACCTCTTGTGCAATTTTGGCACTTCCTTTGTTGATATTTCTCTCATTCATCCAATAAGCTTTGATGGTCACATTTAAAATGAAGTATGTTTCAAAATAAGTTCAGCTTTGGGCTATATACAGAAAGGGATCTGTTACCAGGATGCCTCTCACTTATGCAATGTACTGCAGGCAGACTAACAACCAGTTTCAGGTAATAACACTGTGATACACGTGGACTAAGATCAAAAACTAAGTAAATGTTACAGATAAAAAGAATAAAAGCTGGTGTTAAATAACATACAGGATAAGTAACTCACTCCCAAGGTCATGTGACCAGCTACCATTGTGTATTCATCGTTACACAGCTGATCAGTGTAGAATGAGCTGTTTATTATCTTTCTGTAGAGTTAATGTACAACTTCAAAAGCAACGTCAACATAGAAAATTATATTTACAAAGCGCCACGACGTTGAGAAATCCATCACGAGATGCAAGTCACTTCCTGTCACGCAAGCTAACAGAGGAACAGTGACAATCTATTTTGTTTACTACTGATACAAAAAGTACTGAAAATAACAAGAGCAACCCCAATAATAATAATGTCCAAAAGCTGCATCCATCTCATTTAGTCCAGCTGACTTTAGGAATATCGTAATGTTCTGTCAGGGTATCCAGGTGTCTGTTAAACTCCTGCAAGAGAGGCAAGGTTACAAGTCAGCATTTTGACCAGTGGAAGGTACTTGGCCACCAATGGGTCAAGCCCAGAAGCCGGCGGTGGAGGGGTGTGGCATGGATCTTTGGGCAAAGTGAGAGGGGCCAAAGGAATGCTGCAGGCAGCATGTATCGCACGACTGGcatttctctccccttcccccctaaGTTAACTTTTcatcatgtgtctgtgtgggccaCAAACTGCCCACACTGTATAGCCATTTAGCCCTGCTACTGCAGGTACGGTTTGCCACACTACTTGCTACAGAGATATCATTTAAACAATTATTGAGGCTGACAATTGAGCTGAGGCTTACCATCACTCATGGCCAGCCCTGGGCTGCACACACAAGACCACAAGTTGAGGATGACTGCACACAAGCAATATGGGTGTCAGATGAAGACCAGGCTCACTGTGGCAGCTGGGAACATTTTAAACCATAATATTTAAAGTATAGTTTGAAATGTCCTGCAGGCAGCAGATTTGGAGCATAATCTCCAACTTATTTCCCCATGTTGTACCCAGGCCCACAACCCACACGGTCATCAGCTACTGCATTAATCCACAACAACATCTGCTCTTCATCCAAAACGACATGTTCATTCCTCGTTGCcaaaaatatattcaaggatggTTGGGTCCAATTCTGGAACACTATAAGTCTTGGGGTGTTCTACATATCACTGTGACCTGGGTTACGAGAAACACCACCAGTGAAACAGCGGCTCAGCACAACACACAGGCAACATCCAAATATTATTACGTTGCTAATGCTGCTAATCTTTTGTTTTGTCAAAAATGTAGGGGTGTGATTTAAACTATCATGCGGCAGAAACAGTTTGACGTTTTAAGGGTGACTGAAATTCCAATTTTTGGTGAAGGAGGAAGCAACAATTTGGTAACGTACCAAGGAAATTTTCAAACCCCTTTTATTGGGCCATCTGGAGCAAACTGATGCTTTACAGTCTTTATCCAGgctggtattatctgcaaactcaaTCTAATTTAACTTTCAACTTCAAGGTCCTCCACAAGTCATACACCATATGGAAATATAgcaccatttcttcattgttgcaGGTCCGTCCCCTCGAACACCCTAcgcaacaacactgtgggagcacctttatCACGCAGGCTGAAGCATTTCAAGCTGGCAGCTCAACGCCATCTCCCCAAGGGGAATTGGAGAAGAGCAACTACTGAACTTCACACGTGCCAACAATGATTTATAAAAAAAAGCCCCTGCAAACACCAGTGTGGTTCAGAATGACCCACATGCCATTAAATAACCACATTTAACTTGCAGATTTTTCTTACAACAGAAATATTTAAGAGGTTGAAGATAAACTTCAGTAAACTGTGTCACTATTCTGATTTTCCATTTGGTATTTGTATTcagattattttattatttcttgCCGTATCCCTTGgcgatttaatttcattttttcctGTGCCCTTAAGATAATTAGAAACTGTTCTCCTCTACCCTTCATAGTTCTTTGCACTTCATATATATTTCCTTAGTTTCAATGCTGACTATATTTCTTTATTCATCCAggttgttccattacactctacTTTGTTTCTTTAGccgaatttattttattttattacagtCTACTGCCATTTTACCATCTAAACAattaagaaattaattttcttctgTTCCATTCTCATCATCCCTAAACTTTCATTGGTCGCTGTCTTACTTATGTCCTActcaaatattattttaaaccTTGATATACTGTGATCACTATTACCTAGATAGTGGAgatacaaaaaattctgcagatgctggaatctggagtaatacgcaaaaagtgctggaggaactcagcaggtcaggcagcatctatggagggacctgctgagttcatccagcactttttgtgtattgcctaGATATTCCCTGATGCTTATTTCTCTTACCTGCTCTGATTGAATAGCAAACTCATcaacaaactccaagacctgggactcaacacctccctctgcaactggatccttgactttctgaccaacagaccacaatcagtgaggataggcagcaacacctccagcacgattattctcaacactggtgccccacaggctgtgtcctcagccctctactccctatatacacgtgaatgcgtggtcagattctgctctaactccatctacaagtttgcaggtgataccaccgtagtacgCTGTATCTCAAAgaacgatgaatcggagtacaggaaggagatagagagcttagtgacatggtgtcatgacaacaacctttgcctcaatgtcaatgtcagcaaaacaaaagagctggtcattgacttcaggaaagggggcggtgtacatgcacctgtctacatgaacagtgctgaggtcaagagggttgagagcttcaagttcctaggagtgaacatatCCAATAGCCcatcctagtccaaccacgtagacgccacggccaagaaagctcaccagtgcctctacttcctcaggatgctaaagaaatctggcacgtcccctttgacactcaccaacttttatcgatgcaccatagaaagcatcctatccagatgcatcacagcttggtatggcaactgctctgcccaggaccgcaagaaactgcagagaattgtggatacagctcagcgcatcacggaaaccagcctcccctccatggactctgtctatacctttcattgccttgatgaagcagccagcataatcaaagaccccatccacccaggtcattctcttttctctcccctcccatcaggcacataccaccaggctcaaggacagcttctatcccatggtgacaagactattgaatggttcccttatacaatgagatggactcttgacctcacaagctaccttgtttgaccctacctgcaatgcacttccctgtagctgtgacacttactctgtattccgttactgtttttaccatgtactacctcaacgcactctgtactacctcaatgcaccgtgtaatgaattgatctgtacgattggtatgcaagatatttttcactgtacctcagtacaagtgacaataataaaccagtaccaatttcTAGATCTAGAAATAACTTTTCTGCTTAGAGGATAGACAAAATAAATCTTGGCCATTTTCAATGAATttataaaagcataaaataaaaatgaatttcttaattttaaatgcCAACAGGATATGTGCTTTTAAGCTCTTTAAATCAGCTTACCTCAACACTCTGTTTGTGAGTTTTCGATGCCTTCTTTAGGATCCTTTCAATTTGCTGCAAAAACATATCAGGAGGAGAGTTAAAAAAGCAGGAAGAAAGTTAAAAGAAGTGGGCCACAAACTCTATGAAATTACTTAGAGGGGCGAGGATACAAATCTGCATACAGTAGAAACCACTGAGAAAGGACTAGTACaaggtgagggggcagggggaggggaatgttGAGGACTGGGTGTGTGGAAAAGGGGTGTTGAGTTAGGGAATAATGCATAAGTGCCCCATAAAGCCCTTTAGCACAAACTTAGATTAAGCTGCCAGGGTAATACCCAGCTGGATAAAGACTGAACATCAGTTTAGTAGACAGTAAAAAGGTGACTATTTTATTAGTAATTACCACATTTCCATTTCTGCAATTTAACTTTAACCTCTCTGCACAGAAGCATTTATGCGTATGGAGTGAGCCCATGTGGATGAAATTTTTCTACTTCCTTTTTGACCTTTCCTGCTCCATTTTAAACATTCCTCAGTCATTTCATCCTTCTCTAACCAGGAATCTGTATCGTCtcaaaaagaacacaagaaaacaggagcaggagtcggccagcTGGCTcttcaaacctgccccgccattcagttcgatcatggctgacttaccCAAGGGCTCAACTCCTCCTGTGTACCAGATCCAGTCAGGGGTCCAACCTGACACTGAACTAACAAAGCAATTTTCCCCTCCGTAATAAACCTATGCTCTTTTCTCAGGTGGGAGTCCATGCCTGTGGTTCTATACCATCTTTTCAACGAGgttctcctgcttttatttcagattgcatcTGCCTGCAGATTGTTTCTACTGCTTTCCATTTTCTATTCTAATACAGatgatagcatggaaacaagccctttggcctatcgagtcttcaccagccatcaagcatccattcacctgggaagagttgatgggaatgtgggaagaataaaacggAATTATACattaataatcccattttattcttcccacattcccatcaactcctcccagattctgtcactcaccaaAACCCCaggagcaattaacctaccagccctgtgtcattgggatgtgggaagaaaccggagcacccaggggaaacccacacagtcacaggaagaacatgcaagctccacacagacagcactcgaggtcaggattgaaccccgggtTGCTAGAGCCATGAGGCACTtggtctactagctgtgctgcCCTTTCTCTGACAGCACACGTCCTGTCTCTGTAGCCTCGGGGCTGCATCTTTCCCTCCCTTCAGGAGACGAGCTTTACACAAATGACAATTTTCACATCTTCCTGTATTACTCACAGAACCTCATTCCTGTTACTTCTCCTGTCCACTGTATTCAGTCCACAATCACATCACTTCCAGCTCGAACGCAGAGGACAAAGACATAAAGGCTagcttgattttgttttaatttcactctTTAAGGGTACTGACTGTGGTTCTGCACTACTTATAGGTTCCCTCTTTTTATTCACTAGGTGCAATAGCTCACCCGTTTCTCTTGCATCTTGTCGAATGCCTTCTGCGCTGGAGTCCTCTTGTCTACAGATGCTCGTTTattttctcccccaccctcacactgCTGCTGGTTTGAGGTGatctgttccagcattttcttggtTTCtttattcttcttcttctttctgtttttttttgaaaagcaagcACAGGAGACCTCAGCTTCAGTATTTGTTTCAGAATCTGACAGCGAGGGAAGCAGGGAGAATTGGAGAAGAAAGGGATCACGGTATGGGGAAAGAGGAACGGGTAGAAGCAGAGGGTGCAAaaaaatgggtggggagggagggagggagggagcaggttTACCAGGGTGGGAGAGATGGACGTGGGTGAGAATGAGACAAGGTGATGGGTTTGCCAGTGAGGAGAGAGTGGGTCTGCAGGTGCACAAGAGAGTTTGGttatatttaaacattttcaaaaaacGGACAGAACATAATAGCACTagttttgcaagaaaaaaaatagtaGGCACCTTCATATAGAATGAAGCCAAGTTAAAGAAACAAATGCTGCACCACATGACCATGAGTTTCTTGGGGATGACATCTGGCTTTGGGCTCACCACTGGAATGTTAGAATTGCATCCAATGGTTGCAGTTGCACTAAATCTGACAGAAATTTGTCACAATTTCAGGATAAATGCTCTCTGAAATATCAATCATTACTGAGGAACCTCTTTCAGACACAAAGTTATGTTACATATGGAAATTAATTTCTTCATATTTAATTGTAGATGAAGATTTACAAAATATTCAGTTTTAACTCTGTGGTCTTCTTCCTCCTGATCCCTTTACCCTTACCTGATATTTCTT
It contains:
- the fam32a gene encoding protein FAM32A-like, translated to MAEYQAVQRGALRLKGVADLGVKKKKKKNKETKKMLEQITSNQQQCEGGGENKRASVDKRTPAQKAFDKMQEKRQIERILKKASKTHKQSVEEFNRHLDTLTEHYDIPKVSWTK